Proteins encoded by one window of Bdellovibrionota bacterium:
- the gspN gene encoding type II secretion system protein GspN: MKFLPTKETLKAFAKYIALGSVVFFIGVVWNFPYERIRDTLTSSLKRQTGYMIDMSTLSPALPIGFKAANARVQGPPLGTLPVDIEFDELRITVSPFSLFLYPFRKSLSLSYSAERQKNVWSGNASLGKDEVSFKIKTKELKLKQSIPMEQINPLFAGSDVTMAANVGLSASLSGSRPSVMRGDLSAAEGKIAFTASEVTVKGPVVNHGFNTLRFDKVTLDARMQKGKLDVNAITLSGPDIAGTANGSLKIDPYFPRSQLRLESKLTISEKAKVIRDFVTAFGETLGIRMDPNGTFALRIEGPLTPIDRLSVRGY; the protein is encoded by the coding sequence ATGAAGTTTCTTCCGACCAAAGAAACGCTGAAAGCGTTCGCCAAATATATCGCTCTCGGCAGCGTCGTTTTCTTTATTGGTGTCGTCTGGAATTTTCCGTACGAGCGAATCCGCGACACGCTGACCAGTTCGCTCAAGCGGCAAACCGGTTACATGATCGACATGAGCACGCTCTCGCCGGCGCTTCCGATCGGATTCAAGGCCGCGAACGCCCGAGTTCAGGGACCCCCGCTCGGAACTCTTCCCGTGGACATCGAATTCGACGAACTGCGCATCACGGTCTCCCCCTTTTCCCTCTTCCTTTATCCCTTCCGAAAATCACTCTCCCTTTCGTACAGCGCCGAGCGGCAAAAAAACGTCTGGAGCGGCAACGCTTCGCTGGGCAAGGACGAAGTTTCCTTCAAGATTAAAACGAAAGAACTGAAATTAAAACAGTCGATTCCGATGGAACAAATCAATCCTCTGTTCGCGGGCTCCGACGTCACGATGGCGGCAAATGTCGGCCTGTCGGCGTCGCTCTCGGGTTCCAGGCCCTCCGTCATGCGGGGAGATCTCTCCGCGGCGGAAGGCAAAATCGCGTTCACGGCGTCGGAAGTTACCGTGAAGGGCCCTGTGGTCAACCATGGATTCAATACTCTGCGATTCGATAAAGTTACGCTGGACGCCCGGATGCAAAAGGGGAAGCTTGATGTGAACGCGATTACCCTTTCCGGCCCGGATATCGCGGGCACGGCGAACGGCTCCCTGAAAATCGACCCGTATTTCCCGCGAAGCCAGCTCCGGCTCGAATCGAAACTCACGATCTCGGAGAAAGCCAAAGTAATCCGGGATTTCGTCACCGCGTTCGGTGAAACGTTGGGCATTCGAATGGACCCCAACGGCACCTTCGCGCTTCGAATCGAGGGACCGCTGACTCCGATCGACCGCTTAAGCGTTCGAGGATACTAG